From one Paenibacillus terrae HPL-003 genomic stretch:
- a CDS encoding carbohydrate ABC transporter permease — MFKFSNLSYSKQRLAIIVAFSFIPLALLVTFAYLPVINMFKYSFSDWNGYSKRLEYVGFENYIKIFTDPEYFSVFKVSLYYFVATFVQMGLALYFATILSFQTWFKNVFKGILFFPSLMNGVAIGFIFLFFFKPDGTLDTLLQALGLGSYIKLWLGNPEIINISLAGTSIWRYMGFNFIVFLGAISSISSDLYEASDMDGANRWHQFRYIILPSIKRILQLNLILAISGAISAFDIPYIMTGGSNGSKTFVIQTIDVAFKYSKVGLASAMAVILLLIVIVVTLLQRLLIRGEED, encoded by the coding sequence ATGTTTAAATTTTCGAATCTCAGTTACTCCAAACAAAGATTGGCGATTATTGTAGCCTTTTCATTTATTCCGCTGGCGCTGCTGGTCACTTTTGCTTACTTGCCGGTGATCAACATGTTCAAATACAGCTTTTCGGACTGGAACGGCTATAGTAAGCGTCTGGAATATGTGGGCTTTGAAAACTATATCAAAATCTTTACCGACCCTGAGTATTTCTCGGTGTTTAAGGTCAGTCTGTATTACTTTGTCGCTACGTTTGTACAGATGGGGCTGGCCCTTTATTTTGCAACCATTCTCAGCTTTCAAACCTGGTTTAAAAATGTGTTTAAGGGCATTCTATTTTTCCCTTCCCTGATGAACGGGGTGGCTATTGGTTTTATTTTTCTATTCTTCTTCAAGCCGGACGGCACCCTGGATACACTACTTCAGGCACTGGGGCTGGGCTCGTATATCAAGCTGTGGCTGGGCAATCCGGAGATTATCAACATTTCGCTGGCTGGCACGTCGATCTGGAGATACATGGGCTTTAACTTTATTGTGTTTCTCGGTGCGATTTCCTCCATATCAAGTGATCTGTACGAAGCGTCTGATATGGACGGGGCCAACCGCTGGCATCAGTTCCGGTACATTATTTTGCCGAGTATCAAGCGGATTTTACAGCTGAATCTCATCTTGGCGATTAGCGGTGCGATCAGCGCATTCGATATTCCGTATATTATGACTGGCGGCTCTAATGGCAGTAAAACGTTCGTCATCCAAACGATTGATGTGGCGTTCAAATACAGTAAGGTCGGTCTGGCCTCAGCGATGGCCGTTATTTTGCTGCTGATCGTGATTGTAGTTACATTGCTTCAACGTTTGCTGATTCGGGGGGAGGAGGATTAA
- a CDS encoding ABC transporter substrate-binding protein, translating into MKLSKVLVPLLSVLLLAGVFAGCAPKGSDTPAASSDPKDVEGEITVITQRTDIVDTVFQDYAKEFNKLYPNVKVNFQALADYESQIKIRMGTRDYGDVLLIPTSIPIAELPDFFEPLGTYEEMKSKYTGIEERMVDNNVYGIPVAMTYSGVIYNKNVFKDAGITQLPKTPDQFLKALQQIKDKTKAVPLFTNYASGWALTQWEADLATVAGTKEYVNVTQPNTDDNFTKGQPHYELYKIMYDAAKNGLIEKDPTTTDWETSKADLAQGKIGTMVLGSWAIDQIKSTATNKDDVGFMPFPTNASKVLVPLAGDYNLGINVNSENKAAARAWVDWFTEKSNYAVEQAGSISPLQGAKLPEILKQYGDQGVVFETLTPSPKGQEGIVDKIDKKGEIGLWQPDFKKRIIEAGVGNRPESYDTIMKDLNDAWVKARAEVAAKAAK; encoded by the coding sequence ATGAAGTTGTCCAAGGTTTTGGTGCCGTTACTATCGGTGCTGTTGTTAGCGGGGGTGTTTGCAGGATGTGCCCCAAAAGGATCAGATACGCCAGCAGCCAGCTCTGATCCGAAGGATGTGGAGGGTGAAATCACGGTCATTACACAACGGACAGATATTGTGGATACAGTGTTTCAGGACTACGCCAAGGAATTTAACAAGCTATATCCGAATGTGAAGGTCAATTTTCAGGCGTTAGCCGATTATGAGAGCCAAATTAAAATTCGGATGGGGACCAGAGATTACGGAGATGTCTTGCTTATTCCTACCAGTATTCCCATTGCAGAGCTTCCCGACTTTTTCGAGCCGCTGGGCACTTACGAGGAGATGAAAAGCAAGTATACCGGCATTGAAGAACGTATGGTGGACAATAATGTCTACGGTATTCCGGTAGCGATGACATATTCCGGTGTGATTTATAACAAAAACGTGTTCAAGGACGCGGGAATCACGCAGCTTCCTAAAACCCCGGATCAATTTTTGAAAGCGCTACAGCAGATTAAGGACAAAACCAAGGCCGTGCCGCTGTTTACGAACTATGCCTCCGGGTGGGCACTGACCCAGTGGGAAGCTGATTTGGCTACAGTGGCGGGTACGAAGGAATATGTGAATGTCACACAGCCGAATACAGACGACAATTTCACGAAGGGTCAGCCTCACTATGAGCTGTATAAGATCATGTACGATGCGGCTAAAAATGGTCTGATCGAAAAAGACCCGACCACCACCGATTGGGAGACCTCCAAGGCGGATTTGGCTCAAGGCAAAATCGGTACGATGGTACTCGGCTCCTGGGCCATTGACCAGATCAAAAGCACAGCCACCAACAAGGATGATGTCGGCTTTATGCCGTTTCCGACCAATGCCTCCAAGGTGCTTGTTCCGCTGGCAGGTGATTACAACCTCGGCATTAACGTAAATAGTGAAAATAAAGCAGCGGCCCGTGCCTGGGTGGACTGGTTTACCGAGAAGTCCAACTATGCTGTAGAGCAGGCGGGCAGCATCAGTCCGCTACAGGGTGCTAAATTGCCTGAAATTTTGAAGCAATACGGAGATCAGGGAGTTGTCTTTGAAACGCTCACTCCTTCCCCAAAAGGACAAGAAGGAATTGTTGATAAAATCGACAAAAAGGGAGAAATCGGCTTGTGGCAGCCGGATTTCAAGAAACGCATTATTGAGGCAGGCGTCGGTAACCGCCCTGAATCGTATGACACCATTATGAAGGATCTGAACGACGCATGGGTGAAGGCGCGAGCTGAAGTGGCTGCGAAGGCAGCCAAATAG
- a CDS encoding AGE family epimerase/isomerase encodes MDTLLHEIRQEWKDHILPFWLRLKDEAHGGFYGEVDVDLHIHTKADKGGIATARLLWSFSAAARVTGERIYKDAARHAFLFLQEHLIDPVYGGMYWMADHTGRPADTCKHVYAQAFAIYALSEYARATGDPDALSLAKELFHLLEQKGYDRTRQAYGEQFDRMWNTRPNELLSENGVTAHITMNTHIHVLEAYTQLLRVWPDESVRDALVNVLDILYSRIYDASARRLRVFFDSDWRSLLDLTSYGHDIEASWLIEEAMNVLGHHPPEYVDMVVDIAHAVAERAVQPDGSLINEREGDRVDTSRIWWVQAEGIVGFYNAYQRTQDERFLQIVRDLWAYTRQYIVDSRPGGEWFWSVQADGKPDSREIAGPWKCPYHNSRFCIEMLERTGTK; translated from the coding sequence TTGGACACGTTGCTACATGAGATCAGACAGGAATGGAAGGATCATATACTCCCGTTCTGGCTAAGGTTGAAGGATGAAGCGCACGGTGGATTTTATGGTGAGGTGGATGTCGATCTGCACATCCATACGAAGGCGGACAAGGGCGGGATTGCCACTGCACGGTTACTCTGGTCATTCTCGGCGGCAGCCCGCGTGACCGGGGAACGCATCTATAAGGATGCCGCACGACACGCTTTCCTGTTTCTGCAAGAGCACCTGATAGACCCGGTATATGGAGGCATGTACTGGATGGCAGATCACACGGGCCGTCCAGCGGACACGTGCAAGCACGTCTATGCGCAGGCATTCGCCATTTATGCCTTATCCGAATATGCGCGGGCAACGGGCGACCCGGATGCCCTGTCACTAGCCAAGGAGCTGTTTCACCTGCTGGAGCAAAAAGGATATGATCGCACCCGCCAGGCATACGGTGAACAATTTGACCGGATGTGGAACACGCGGCCTAATGAGCTACTCAGCGAAAACGGGGTTACCGCGCATATCACCATGAATACCCATATTCATGTTCTGGAAGCATATACCCAGTTGCTGCGCGTATGGCCGGATGAAAGCGTGCGAGATGCACTGGTGAATGTACTGGACATTTTATACAGCCGTATTTACGATGCTTCCGCCCGGCGGTTGCGGGTATTTTTCGACAGTGACTGGCGCTCTCTGCTCGACCTGACCTCGTACGGCCACGACATTGAAGCCAGTTGGCTGATTGAGGAAGCTATGAACGTACTGGGGCACCATCCCCCGGAATATGTAGACATGGTGGTGGATATCGCCCATGCGGTAGCCGAGCGTGCTGTTCAGCCAGATGGTTCACTGATCAACGAACGGGAAGGCGATCGGGTAGACACCTCGCGAATATGGTGGGTACAGGCAGAAGGAATCGTCGGCTTTTACAATGCGTATCAACGCACACAGGACGAACGTTTCTTACAGATTGTACGGGATTTGTGGGCCTACACTCGGCAGTATATTGTAGATTCACGCCCCGGAGGTGAATGGTTTTGGTCCGTTCAAGCGGATGGCAAGCCTGATTCGAGAGAGATTGCAGGCCCTTGGAAATGCCCATATCACAACAGCCGATTTTGCATCGAAATGCTGGAAAGGACGGGAACGAAATGA
- a CDS encoding glycosidase — MIHTQYHKLLAQQEELITRPNEVSTTFYNGIYERYRYPVLTRHHVPLHWRFDLNAQTNPFFMERLGVNAALNPGAIYHEGKYILVSRTEGLDRKSFFALAESDNGIDQFRFIDAPLIWDDIDPDETNMYDMRLVKHEDGWIYGIYCSEKKDPDAPAHDTSSAVAQAGLVRTRDLRTWTRLPNISTQSPQQRNVVLHPEFVNGQYAFYTRPQDGFISTGSGGGIAFGLCEDITQPVIESETVIDERCYHTVYEAKNGQGPAPVKTSRGWIHIAHGVRNTAAGLRYVLYTFATSLEDPSCVIAKPGGHFIAPYDEERVGDVSNVIFCNGAVVNEHNEVFIYYASSDTRIHVATTTVARLEDYTFNTPPDPLRSLGSAAVRRELIQRNEALLQAQAHSS, encoded by the coding sequence ATGATTCATACCCAATACCATAAGCTGCTTGCGCAGCAAGAGGAACTGATTACACGCCCGAATGAGGTCAGCACCACCTTTTACAACGGCATCTACGAACGCTACCGCTATCCTGTACTCACACGCCACCACGTCCCGCTGCACTGGCGGTTTGATCTAAATGCACAAACGAACCCGTTTTTCATGGAGCGTCTGGGCGTGAATGCAGCGCTAAACCCGGGCGCGATCTATCATGAGGGCAAATATATTCTGGTTTCCCGCACCGAGGGGCTGGATCGAAAATCGTTTTTTGCCTTGGCCGAAAGCGATAACGGTATTGACCAGTTCCGGTTCATCGATGCTCCATTAATATGGGACGATATCGACCCGGACGAAACGAATATGTACGATATGCGGCTGGTGAAGCATGAGGACGGCTGGATCTACGGCATTTATTGTTCGGAGAAAAAGGACCCTGATGCACCAGCGCACGACACCTCCAGCGCCGTCGCTCAGGCCGGACTGGTCCGTACCCGCGATCTTCGCACATGGACCCGTCTACCGAATATCTCCACCCAATCTCCGCAACAGCGTAACGTTGTCCTGCACCCCGAATTCGTGAACGGCCAATACGCCTTTTACACGCGTCCGCAGGACGGATTTATTTCCACCGGCTCGGGCGGCGGCATTGCCTTCGGTCTGTGCGAGGATATTACACAGCCTGTGATTGAGAGCGAAACAGTGATTGACGAGCGCTGCTATCATACGGTGTACGAGGCCAAGAACGGGCAAGGGCCCGCTCCGGTCAAGACCAGCCGCGGCTGGATTCATATCGCTCATGGCGTACGCAATACCGCCGCTGGCTTGCGATATGTGCTGTACACCTTTGCCACCAGCCTGGAGGACCCTTCGTGCGTCATCGCCAAGCCCGGCGGGCATTTTATAGCCCCCTATGATGAAGAGCGCGTCGGGGATGTCTCGAACGTTATTTTTTGCAATGGAGCAGTGGTTAACGAGCACAATGAAGTCTTTATTTACTACGCCTCCAGTGATACCCGTATCCACGTGGCAACAACGACCGTTGCCCGCTTGGAGGACTACACGTTCAACACACCGCCTGACCCACTTCGTTCACTCGGCAGCGCCGCTGTCCGACGTGAGCTGATTCAGCGCAATGAAGCGCTATTGCAAGCACAAGCCCATTCTTCGTAG
- a CDS encoding LacI family DNA-binding transcriptional regulator: MKSNVTMRDIADKLGVSSVTVSKALNDKDGVSDELKERIKTLAGEMGYRFNTAAKSMKEGLTYNIGVVIPERFTGPGQSFYLHIYQQISRELEQYGYYGILHILHREDEEQLHLPRIYYDRKVDGFILLGQVSKPYIELVQSMDLPKMFLDFYDEHADIDSVVTDNFYGAYELTNYLIAQGHRDIAYVGNLYSTSSIQDRFLGYYKSLLEHRLPLRNEWVLSDRDDEGVYVDMELPQPLPTAFVCNCDQVAYNLVQKLMALGYRVPEDCSVVGFDNDVYATLIVPQLTTVGVDIEQMARTAIESMMKKISHPGSRFGRVLVQGHIVYRDSVQRLERP, translated from the coding sequence ATGAAGAGCAACGTAACGATGCGGGATATCGCAGATAAGCTGGGGGTTAGCAGCGTGACCGTGTCGAAGGCGCTCAATGACAAGGATGGAGTTAGCGATGAGCTAAAGGAGCGCATCAAGACGCTTGCAGGCGAAATGGGCTACCGTTTCAATACCGCTGCCAAGTCCATGAAGGAGGGCCTCACCTATAACATTGGTGTTGTCATTCCCGAGCGTTTTACCGGCCCCGGCCAATCGTTTTATCTGCACATCTATCAGCAAATTTCGCGGGAACTTGAGCAATACGGCTACTACGGCATTCTTCACATCCTCCATCGCGAGGACGAAGAACAGCTTCATCTGCCACGTATCTATTACGACCGCAAGGTGGATGGCTTCATTCTTCTGGGACAAGTGAGTAAGCCATATATCGAGCTGGTGCAGTCCATGGATCTGCCCAAAATGTTCCTTGATTTTTATGATGAGCATGCCGATATCGACTCCGTAGTAACCGATAATTTTTATGGAGCCTACGAGCTGACCAACTATTTGATTGCCCAGGGACACCGGGATATTGCATATGTGGGTAATCTTTATTCCACCAGTAGCATTCAGGATCGTTTCCTCGGCTACTATAAATCCTTGCTGGAGCACAGGCTGCCCCTACGTAACGAGTGGGTGCTCAGTGACCGGGACGACGAAGGTGTATACGTTGATATGGAGCTGCCCCAGCCGCTGCCGACCGCCTTCGTATGCAACTGTGACCAGGTCGCGTACAACCTGGTGCAAAAGCTCATGGCTCTGGGCTACCGCGTGCCTGAAGATTGCTCTGTGGTTGGCTTCGACAACGATGTATATGCCACCCTTATTGTTCCACAGCTGACCACCGTCGGAGTCGATATTGAACAGATGGCACGTACTGCCATTGAATCGATGATGAAAAAAATAAGCCATCCCGGCAGTCGTTTTGGCCGGGTCCTTGTACAGGGTCACATTGTGTATCGTGATTCCGTTCAGCGTTTGGAGAGGCCCTGA
- a CDS encoding cold-shock protein, translating to MYRRQAPEIIPEEDTAIWSCTNEGCNGWMRTDFTFLSEPVCPFCQASMGQETRMLPILNRTGNSFVAQRS from the coding sequence ATGTACAGACGCCAGGCTCCGGAGATTATCCCAGAGGAAGATACGGCGATTTGGTCATGTACCAACGAGGGTTGCAACGGCTGGATGCGAACGGATTTCACCTTTTTAAGTGAACCGGTTTGTCCGTTCTGCCAAGCCTCCATGGGACAGGAAACGCGGATGCTCCCGATTCTCAATCGAACAGGCAACTCTTTTGTGGCCCAACGCTCCTGA
- a CDS encoding cold-shock protein — protein MPTGTVKWFNADKGFGFIETEGQDIFVHYSAIEGEGFKTLDEGQHVEFNVVESQRGPQAEHVTKTS, from the coding sequence ATGCCAACAGGAACAGTCAAATGGTTTAATGCAGATAAAGGCTTCGGCTTTATCGAGACAGAGGGCCAGGATATTTTTGTCCACTACAGCGCTATCGAGGGCGAAGGTTTCAAGACGCTGGACGAAGGCCAGCATGTGGAATTTAACGTGGTGGAAAGCCAGCGCGGGCCGCAGGCGGAGCATGTCACCAAGACCAGCTAA
- a CDS encoding DUF2179 domain-containing protein: MLKILLFIFIIQIIYVSAYTLRMILTLKGQKYVAALISTVEVTIYVLGLNMVLKYLDQVASLAVYAIGYALGVLIGAWIEEKIALGYVTVKVISNEVNGGIANALRDKGYGVTAWLGSGRDGDRLVMEILAKRKNQNKLYQSILDIDPKAFVITVEPKQFHGGFWTKAIRK, translated from the coding sequence ATGCTTAAAATTTTGTTATTTATTTTTATTATTCAAATTATTTACGTGTCTGCGTATACATTGCGTATGATTTTGACGCTGAAAGGACAGAAGTACGTTGCTGCGCTCATAAGCACTGTAGAAGTTACGATCTATGTGCTGGGCCTGAACATGGTGCTTAAGTATTTGGATCAGGTGGCAAGTCTCGCGGTTTACGCCATCGGCTATGCGCTTGGTGTTCTCATTGGAGCATGGATTGAGGAAAAAATAGCGCTCGGCTACGTAACCGTCAAGGTGATCAGCAATGAGGTCAACGGAGGTATCGCTAATGCGCTGCGTGACAAAGGGTACGGTGTTACAGCCTGGCTGGGCAGCGGGCGGGATGGAGATCGGCTGGTGATGGAAATTTTGGCTAAACGAAAAAATCAGAACAAGCTGTACCAATCCATTCTGGATATTGACCCAAAGGCCTTTGTTATTACAGTGGAGCCGAAGCAGTTTCATGGCGGTTTCTGGACCAAGGCGATCCGCAAATAA
- a CDS encoding stalk domain-containing protein, with the protein MKSLKSMKKPVIITAVSALAISGALFSQSTYAAQVTKPIQAVYNNIKIIYNGTEVPYDAKTEPFMLDGVTYLPLRLAGTALDKKVEWDGTNKRVVIADNGVPIDQSTVTALNNQITTLTQELNTAKAANTTKDATIAQLQKDNQTLKDDASKNSSDSLKDLQKQLNKDYSDTYNTNSDITLDGNKKDITVTIEMTKSRWEDLSSSRQKSYLEDIVDDILKEYKDADVEGTVKNSSNRDKLATFTTNSKGDVTIKKIASSLDTSTIQRNLSDRYGSYAGINLDFTVRGDSSEATVEVYVTSDDWNKLSGTQRTSLTDGVIYQLKERESIDRVIGYVRNKGNSSQIITF; encoded by the coding sequence ATGAAATCATTGAAATCTATGAAAAAGCCTGTCATCATCACTGCCGTATCCGCCTTGGCCATATCCGGGGCTCTTTTCAGCCAATCCACATATGCCGCACAAGTGACTAAGCCGATCCAAGCAGTTTATAACAATATCAAAATCATCTACAACGGAACTGAAGTTCCTTATGATGCAAAAACAGAACCATTTATGCTGGATGGCGTGACTTATCTCCCGCTTCGTCTGGCAGGTACAGCTCTGGATAAAAAAGTAGAATGGGACGGCACGAACAAACGCGTAGTTATTGCTGACAACGGCGTTCCAATTGATCAATCTACGGTTACAGCATTGAACAACCAGATTACAACACTGACTCAAGAGCTAAATACTGCGAAAGCAGCGAACACGACTAAAGACGCTACCATTGCTCAATTGCAAAAAGACAATCAGACACTAAAAGATGACGCAAGCAAAAACAGCTCTGATTCCCTGAAGGATCTCCAAAAGCAGTTGAACAAGGATTACAGTGATACCTACAACACGAACTCGGATATCACGCTGGATGGCAACAAAAAAGATATTACCGTGACCATCGAAATGACAAAATCCAGATGGGAAGACCTATCCAGTAGCAGACAGAAAAGCTATTTGGAGGACATCGTGGACGATATTTTGAAAGAGTACAAAGATGCCGACGTTGAAGGCACAGTGAAGAACTCCAGTAATAGGGATAAACTAGCAACCTTTACAACTAACAGCAAAGGCGATGTTACGATTAAAAAAATAGCTTCATCTTTGGATACAAGCACGATCCAGCGTAATTTGTCCGATAGATACGGCAGCTACGCCGGCATCAACCTTGATTTCACCGTGAGAGGCGACAGCAGTGAAGCTACCGTGGAAGTGTATGTAACTTCAGATGACTGGAATAAACTCTCTGGCACTCAAAGAACCAGCCTGACAGATGGCGTTATTTATCAGCTTAAAGAGAGAGAGTCCATTGACAGAGTTATCGGATACGTACGCAATAAAGGGAACAGCAGCCAAATCATTACCTTCTAA
- a CDS encoding copper amine oxidase N-terminal domain-containing protein: MKIRLLICLMILMSLGATNTNWASAQAQGQTPIHLKVNEHYVLYTYPASPFVDKKNRLLIPLQAAEDILGGKVTYNATSKTATVDLLGRNVTVTIGSPEISVNGEPVTMDTVPIMKSNAMFLPVSILLKDTDAKMEWDPKRELLSLKHDSFNESTVLMKFKGQDLAQVIDVNAFNLTSFDWDRKKGVLDIYATYESSLSPDFKQIDFNPLIVYSKGGHSVNPYSKFNMNYKVNITSHGNLIYTQNIDTTNADKDYIKYITSVGRLIQ, translated from the coding sequence ATGAAAATCAGGTTACTAATCTGCCTTATGATTTTAATGAGTTTGGGTGCTACAAACACGAATTGGGCATCAGCTCAAGCTCAAGGCCAAACACCGATACACCTCAAGGTCAATGAACATTACGTCTTATATACCTACCCTGCATCACCCTTTGTGGATAAAAAGAACAGACTGCTTATACCGCTCCAAGCGGCAGAGGATATACTGGGCGGTAAAGTAACTTACAATGCAACGAGCAAAACCGCCACTGTCGATCTGTTGGGCCGTAATGTAACGGTCACCATCGGATCACCCGAAATATCGGTTAACGGCGAGCCAGTGACAATGGATACAGTCCCTATCATGAAAAGCAATGCGATGTTTTTACCGGTATCCATTCTGTTGAAAGATACAGATGCGAAGATGGAGTGGGATCCTAAGCGCGAATTATTGTCACTAAAGCACGATAGCTTTAACGAAAGCACGGTTCTTATGAAATTTAAGGGACAAGACCTGGCTCAGGTCATAGATGTGAACGCATTTAATCTTACTTCCTTTGATTGGGATCGAAAAAAAGGCGTATTGGATATTTATGCTACGTATGAGAGCAGCTTATCACCCGACTTCAAGCAGATCGACTTTAATCCTCTGATTGTGTATAGCAAAGGGGGCCATAGTGTAAATCCTTACTCTAAATTCAATATGAATTATAAAGTTAACATAACCAGCCACGGTAATTTGATTTATACCCAAAATATCGATACGACCAATGCGGATAAAGATTATATAAAATATATTACTTCCGTAGGCAGATTGATTCAATAA
- a CDS encoding NAD(P)/FAD-dependent oxidoreductase: MSKQILILGGGYGGLLAALTARQHLDASQATITVVNRFASHQIITELHRLAAGTIAEKAVALPLEKLLRNKEIILKVDTVSEIKPDDKKVTLASGATLSYDALVISLGSETAYFGIPGLQEHSFTLKSVAEANRIRAHVEARLDAYKQSGNKADATIVIGGGGLTGVELVGEYADKLPAVCREKGVNYEDINLYCVEAGPSILAGFPQPLVDRAVTSLEKRGVQIVAGVPITEMKADEVLLKDGRSIQTSTLVWTGGVQGNALVGASGIEVNRGRATVNGALQSTSHEDIFLAGDSAVVFPSGGERPYPPTAQLAWQMGETVGYNLFAYFNGANMEQFTPVFSGTLGSLGRTDAIGTVGANGTQLKGAVATLMKEGSNIRYLSHIKGLFALAY, translated from the coding sequence ATGTCGAAGCAAATTTTGATCTTGGGCGGCGGATACGGCGGCTTGCTGGCCGCTCTGACAGCACGCCAGCATCTGGACGCTAGCCAAGCAACCATTACAGTGGTAAACCGCTTTGCGTCGCACCAAATTATTACGGAGCTGCACCGTTTGGCGGCAGGTACAATTGCTGAGAAAGCTGTTGCGCTTCCTTTGGAGAAACTGCTGCGTAACAAAGAAATTATCCTGAAAGTGGATACTGTTTCGGAAATCAAACCGGATGATAAGAAAGTAACTCTGGCCAGTGGTGCTACGTTGAGCTATGACGCTCTCGTTATTTCCCTGGGCAGCGAAACGGCTTACTTTGGTATTCCGGGACTGCAAGAACACAGCTTCACGCTGAAATCAGTGGCAGAAGCGAATCGTATTCGCGCACATGTAGAAGCTCGTCTGGATGCTTACAAGCAATCCGGCAACAAAGCGGACGCTACAATCGTTATCGGTGGTGGCGGTCTGACGGGTGTCGAACTGGTGGGCGAATATGCTGACAAGCTGCCTGCAGTTTGCCGTGAAAAAGGCGTTAACTACGAAGATATTAACCTGTATTGCGTAGAAGCTGGACCATCTATTTTGGCAGGCTTCCCTCAACCACTGGTTGATCGTGCAGTAACAAGCCTTGAAAAACGTGGCGTTCAAATCGTAGCCGGTGTTCCAATTACGGAAATGAAAGCCGACGAAGTTCTGCTCAAAGACGGACGTTCGATCCAAACGAGCACACTGGTCTGGACAGGCGGCGTACAAGGTAACGCACTGGTTGGCGCATCCGGTATTGAAGTGAACCGTGGTCGTGCAACCGTGAATGGTGCCTTGCAATCGACTTCCCACGAAGACATCTTCCTGGCTGGTGACAGCGCAGTGGTGTTCCCGAGTGGGGGCGAGCGTCCATACCCTCCAACTGCACAGTTGGCTTGGCAAATGGGCGAGACGGTGGGTTATAACCTGTTTGCTTACTTTAACGGAGCAAATATGGAACAATTTACACCTGTATTCTCCGGTACGCTGGGCAGCTTGGGCAGAACAGACGCGATTGGTACTGTAGGCGCGAATGGCACCCAACTGAAAGGCGCTGTAGCGACTTTGATGAAGGAAGGCAGTAACATCCGTTACCTGTCCCACATTAAAGGACTTTTTGCATTGGCCTATTAA
- a CDS encoding DUF1641 domain-containing protein, giving the protein MSENQQEVAVTQEATKESRDVLDQLMKPEVQQSLTVLVENLPKLTEMVTLMTDAYDVARSLSTDPVFIGDMKSSMGEFVKPVTESAKGLASAAIEANDRVQTTDGSVGLFGLLKMLKDPNVQKTLRFSQAFLDILNERQRESK; this is encoded by the coding sequence ATGTCTGAAAACCAACAAGAGGTGGCCGTAACACAAGAAGCTACCAAAGAGTCTCGGGATGTATTGGACCAATTGATGAAACCGGAGGTTCAGCAATCGCTGACCGTGCTGGTAGAAAATCTGCCCAAGTTGACTGAAATGGTTACTTTGATGACCGACGCTTATGATGTAGCCCGCAGTTTGTCGACTGACCCTGTCTTTATCGGCGATATGAAAAGCTCCATGGGGGAGTTTGTGAAGCCTGTTACAGAGTCGGCTAAAGGTTTGGCTTCTGCTGCCATTGAAGCTAACGACCGCGTACAAACTACAGACGGCAGTGTAGGTCTGTTTGGTCTGCTCAAAATGCTTAAAGATCCAAATGTACAAAAAACGCTGCGTTTCAGCCAGGCTTTCCTGGATATTCTGAATGAGCGCCAACGCGAAAGTAAATAA